One Edaphobacter flagellatus genomic region harbors:
- a CDS encoding site-specific tyrosine recombinase encodes MQQKGQVAGNVQIVREYATFLRVEKGMRPATCEAYQRDIEQFAEHVEGRDGLLVTAQQQDVSGFMEGLRGHGVESRSIARKLSALKGFYRWLLMDKRITHDPTVNVESPSSWKILPKSLAEGEVAEMLERTGAAAHVADADGLSLRDHAILELLYAGGLRVSEICGLHVEDLQLDSGRALVRGKGDKERIVPLGRSAVEALEQYLKLGRPELVHGAMQRALFLSVRGKPLTRQWVWEMVRAAAPRSSKASPHKLRHSCATHMVEHGADLRSVQTLLGHADIATTQVYTHVALGRLKQVHRMHHPRGKRYGARAAGE; translated from the coding sequence ATGCAGCAAAAGGGCCAGGTGGCGGGAAACGTTCAGATCGTGCGTGAGTATGCGACGTTTCTACGCGTGGAGAAGGGCATGCGTCCGGCGACGTGTGAGGCGTATCAGCGAGATATCGAGCAGTTTGCGGAACATGTCGAGGGGCGCGATGGCTTGCTGGTGACGGCTCAACAGCAAGACGTGAGCGGTTTTATGGAAGGGCTGCGCGGACACGGTGTGGAGTCACGATCGATTGCGCGGAAACTTAGCGCCTTGAAGGGCTTTTATCGCTGGCTGTTGATGGACAAGCGGATTACGCATGATCCGACGGTGAATGTGGAGTCGCCATCGAGCTGGAAGATTCTGCCGAAGAGCCTTGCTGAGGGTGAGGTAGCGGAGATGTTGGAGCGTACGGGGGCTGCTGCTCATGTTGCAGATGCGGATGGCTTGTCGCTGCGCGATCACGCGATTCTGGAGCTGCTGTACGCAGGTGGGCTGCGTGTATCGGAGATATGCGGTCTTCATGTGGAAGACCTGCAGCTCGACTCCGGGCGTGCTCTGGTGCGGGGCAAGGGCGACAAGGAGAGGATTGTTCCTCTGGGCCGGTCTGCGGTCGAGGCGCTGGAGCAGTATCTGAAGCTGGGGCGTCCTGAGCTTGTGCATGGAGCGATGCAGCGGGCGCTGTTTCTGAGTGTGCGCGGCAAGCCGCTGACGCGGCAGTGGGTATGGGAGATGGTGAGGGCGGCAGCGCCGAGGAGCAGCAAGGCGAGTCCGCACAAATTGCGACATAGTTGCGCGACGCACATGGTGGAGCATGGCGCGGACCTGAGAAGTGTGCAGACTCTGTTGGGGCATGCAGACATTGCAACGACGCAGGTGTATACGCACGTGGCTCTGGGACGGTTGAAGCAGGTACATCGGATGCATCATCCGCGCGGCAAACGATATGGGGCGCGGGCGGCTGGAGAGTAA
- a CDS encoding tyrosine-type recombinase/integrase: protein MREGGEFVQLAERFLAMLANERGASEHTVRAYGREVRSFAAYLSDSLGEGGQMVQVEHLHIRAYLGVLYERGLTKASAARALAAVRSWFKWLAKEGVVEQNPALLVSTPKLPKHLPRVPSAEEVNRVLNSLEETPLAAKSKKAKKDSDDGDAVAWPERDRVIFELLYGCGIRNSELVGLNVDSVKWGDDAILVRGKGRKERLVPLGDEAAVALRAYLPAREARLIAAGKGAKVHEGPLLTNLRMRGDCRLTTRSVGRIVKAIALSRGLPADVHPHTLRHAFGTHMLEEGADLRAIQEMLGHERLSTTQRYTQLTVGQVQRVYDETHPRAK from the coding sequence ATGCGCGAAGGCGGCGAGTTCGTCCAACTGGCAGAACGGTTTCTGGCGATGCTCGCGAATGAGCGCGGCGCGTCGGAGCATACGGTGCGTGCGTACGGACGCGAGGTGCGGAGCTTTGCTGCCTATCTGTCGGATAGCCTGGGCGAAGGTGGACAGATGGTGCAGGTGGAGCATCTGCACATCCGAGCGTATCTTGGCGTGTTATATGAGCGTGGTCTGACGAAGGCGAGTGCGGCACGGGCACTGGCTGCGGTGCGGAGTTGGTTCAAGTGGCTGGCCAAAGAGGGTGTGGTGGAGCAGAATCCGGCGCTGCTGGTGAGCACGCCGAAGCTGCCGAAGCATCTGCCGCGTGTGCCGAGTGCGGAAGAGGTGAATCGCGTACTGAACTCACTGGAAGAGACTCCTTTGGCGGCAAAGAGCAAAAAAGCGAAAAAGGATTCTGATGACGGCGATGCCGTTGCGTGGCCGGAGCGCGACCGTGTGATCTTTGAGCTGCTGTATGGATGCGGCATTCGTAATTCAGAGCTGGTGGGCCTGAATGTGGATAGCGTGAAGTGGGGCGATGACGCCATCCTTGTTCGTGGTAAGGGGCGAAAGGAGAGGCTGGTTCCGTTGGGCGATGAGGCAGCGGTTGCGCTGCGTGCATATCTGCCAGCGCGCGAGGCTCGGCTGATAGCGGCTGGCAAGGGCGCGAAGGTACATGAAGGGCCTCTGTTGACGAACCTGCGTATGCGCGGGGATTGCAGGCTGACGACGCGCAGTGTGGGCAGGATTGTGAAGGCGATTGCTCTAAGCCGCGGGCTTCCGGCAGATGTTCATCCGCATACGCTGCGTCATGCTTTTGGCACGCACATGCTGGAAGAAGGGGCAGACCTTCGCGCAATTCAGGAGATGCTGGGACACGAGAGGCTGTCGACTACGCAGCGCTATACGCAGCTGACGGTGGGACAGGTTCAGAGGGTGTATGACGAGACGCATCCTCGCGCGAAGTAG
- a CDS encoding two-component system sensor histidine kinase NtrB — MPALDPSTRKTSQRPTPVASSQKVAAFKTKSQLSSFLAAIVESSDDAIYSCTLEGLITSWNKAAERIFGYKAGEILGNATSILSSQTAKDTPSILEQIRHGQLVDHYETTRLHKDGSEIIVSLSVSPIYDTAGNIIGASKVARDITSARQAEQSLRNADKLALAGRMAASIAHEINNPLEAITNLLYLLQQEDLSPQSREYLTLAQHELVRVSTIASQTLGFFRGTHGPAKTQLNEIIDSAISLHAGRLLLAEINVKTSYRPTPALFCQQGELRQVLVNLISNALDSMEPKGNLQIRIRPSTHPATGISGIRLTVADTGSGMSAQTLRLLFEPFYTTKGSSGTGLGLWVTQQIISRHKGRIAVRSSQNAAHHGTVFSIFFPLLDPHVTQTASDSAATAKTLPIDVAPSSPTSREDASRHTPSEPVPPSAAYSAA; from the coding sequence GTGCCTGCTCTGGACCCGTCAACGCGCAAAACGTCTCAAAGGCCGACGCCCGTCGCCTCATCGCAAAAAGTTGCAGCGTTCAAGACCAAAAGTCAGCTCTCCTCTTTCCTTGCGGCCATCGTCGAGAGCTCTGACGACGCCATTTACAGCTGCACCCTCGAAGGCCTCATCACCAGTTGGAATAAGGCCGCCGAACGGATATTCGGTTATAAAGCCGGCGAGATTCTCGGCAACGCCACCTCGATCCTCAGCTCCCAGACCGCGAAAGACACTCCCTCGATCCTTGAACAGATTCGTCATGGTCAGCTCGTCGATCACTACGAAACCACGCGTCTTCATAAAGACGGCTCCGAGATCATCGTCTCCCTTTCCGTCTCGCCCATCTATGACACTGCCGGAAATATCATCGGCGCTTCCAAGGTCGCGCGCGATATCACCAGCGCACGCCAGGCTGAACAGTCCCTCCGCAACGCAGACAAGCTCGCCCTTGCAGGACGCATGGCCGCCAGCATTGCCCATGAGATCAATAATCCGCTGGAGGCCATCACGAATCTGCTCTATCTCCTCCAGCAAGAGGACCTCTCTCCGCAGTCTCGTGAATACCTCACGCTTGCGCAACATGAGCTCGTACGCGTTTCTACGATTGCGTCGCAGACCCTCGGCTTCTTCCGCGGCACGCATGGCCCGGCAAAGACCCAGTTGAACGAGATTATCGACAGCGCCATCTCGCTCCACGCAGGCCGTCTGCTCCTCGCCGAGATCAACGTCAAGACCAGCTACCGCCCAACTCCAGCACTCTTCTGCCAGCAGGGTGAGCTGCGCCAGGTTCTCGTCAATCTCATCAGCAACGCCCTCGACTCCATGGAGCCAAAGGGAAATCTCCAGATTCGCATCCGCCCATCGACTCACCCCGCTACCGGAATTTCAGGCATTCGCCTTACCGTCGCCGACACCGGAAGCGGAATGTCCGCGCAGACCCTCCGTCTTCTCTTCGAGCCCTTCTACACCACGAAAGGCTCCTCCGGAACCGGCCTCGGCCTTTGGGTCACGCAGCAGATCATCTCCCGCCACAAAGGCCGCATTGCAGTCAGAAGCAGCCAGAATGCGGCGCATCATGGCACCGTCTTTTCTATCTTTTTCCCGCTACTTGACCCGCACGTAACTCAGACGGCGTCTGATTCGGCCGCCACGGCTAAGACGCTGCCCATCGATGTCGCACCCTCTTCTCCTACTTCGCGCGAGGATGCGTCTCGTCATACACCCTCTGAACCTGTCCCACCGTCAGCTGCGTATAGCGCTGCGTAG
- a CDS encoding rhodanese-like domain-containing protein translates to MLDPEISAEAYAALRQLPDAPLLLDVREPWEVHTASLPGAISMPMGEITSRAHQELDPDKPIVVLCHHGARSLSVTMWLRNQGFDHVQSLAGGIDRWSRFIDPSVPRY, encoded by the coding sequence ATGCTTGACCCTGAAATATCGGCTGAAGCCTATGCAGCTCTGCGTCAACTGCCAGATGCTCCCCTACTGTTAGACGTTCGTGAACCCTGGGAGGTGCACACCGCCAGCCTGCCTGGCGCTATCTCTATGCCCATGGGAGAGATCACTTCACGCGCCCATCAGGAGCTCGACCCAGATAAGCCCATCGTCGTGCTCTGCCACCACGGCGCCCGCTCCCTCTCGGTCACCATGTGGCTCCGGAATCAGGGGTTTGACCATGTCCAGTCGCTTGCCGGAGGCATCGACCGCTGGTCCCGCTTCATTGACCCCTCCGTCCCCCGCTACTAG
- a CDS encoding sigma-54-dependent transcriptional regulator: protein MLEKVLIVEDEIHARTGLTELIESWGYTAEGAADGVEGLEKVISWKPAIVVTDLKMPRMDGMELLGRIAELPDRVAVVMMTAQGSIESAVEAMRLGAYDYVPKPVEPMRLRTILQNASLQHDTDIDTEFEAKKRRQRDTGMLGPLVGTSQKMKSIFSLIERVAPSNVSVLVTGESGTGKELVARALHELSSRRNKPFVAVNCAAIPETLIESEIFGHEKGAFTGALERRAGCFELAEEGTLLLDEIGEMPAPTQAKLLRVLEDRKLRRLGSKMETPVDVRVVAATNKDPEAAVASGELRGDLYYRLNVFNIQMPPLRDHTEDIEAIAKKMITDMNDRHNCTVTGIKDSLLKKLESYMWPGNVRELRNTIERATILAGSGQLGLEHLPPHFGEPGFAPVLTKSGRFAVPESISDSGTVRLSAVDKYLEDQNTVRVEVGTTVDEAERQLILKTLMSTHNNKTKAAEILGISSKTLQNKLKEYSNNSALVE from the coding sequence GTGTTGGAAAAAGTTCTAATAGTCGAAGACGAGATTCATGCGCGTACCGGTCTGACCGAGCTGATCGAGAGCTGGGGATACACGGCAGAAGGCGCGGCAGATGGGGTAGAGGGGCTGGAGAAGGTAATCTCCTGGAAGCCCGCGATCGTGGTAACCGATCTGAAGATGCCCCGGATGGATGGGATGGAGCTGCTGGGCCGGATCGCCGAGCTTCCGGATCGTGTGGCCGTGGTGATGATGACGGCGCAGGGCTCGATTGAGTCGGCGGTCGAGGCCATGCGGCTGGGGGCGTATGACTACGTACCCAAGCCGGTAGAGCCGATGCGTCTGCGGACGATTCTGCAGAACGCAAGCCTGCAGCACGATACGGATATCGACACGGAGTTTGAGGCGAAGAAGCGCAGGCAGCGCGATACAGGCATGCTGGGTCCGCTGGTGGGTACGTCGCAGAAGATGAAGTCGATCTTCTCGCTGATTGAGCGTGTGGCTCCCTCGAATGTGAGCGTTCTGGTGACGGGCGAGAGCGGGACCGGCAAAGAGTTGGTAGCGCGGGCGCTGCATGAACTCAGCTCCCGGCGCAATAAGCCGTTTGTGGCAGTGAACTGCGCTGCGATTCCTGAAACTCTGATTGAGAGCGAGATCTTCGGTCACGAGAAGGGGGCCTTTACCGGCGCATTGGAGCGCAGGGCAGGGTGCTTTGAGCTGGCCGAAGAGGGAACTCTGCTGCTGGACGAGATTGGCGAAATGCCGGCGCCGACGCAGGCCAAGCTGCTGCGTGTGCTGGAGGACAGGAAGCTGCGCCGGTTGGGTAGCAAAATGGAGACGCCTGTGGATGTTCGCGTTGTTGCCGCGACGAATAAGGACCCCGAGGCTGCTGTGGCATCGGGCGAGTTACGCGGCGATCTGTACTACCGACTGAATGTCTTCAATATTCAGATGCCTCCGCTGCGCGATCACACCGAAGATATTGAAGCGATTGCCAAGAAGATGATCACCGACATGAACGATCGGCACAACTGCACGGTGACGGGGATCAAGGACAGCCTGCTGAAGAAGCTTGAGAGCTACATGTGGCCAGGCAATGTTCGCGAGCTTCGCAATACGATCGAGCGTGCGACGATTCTGGCAGGATCGGGACAGCTGGGCCTGGAGCATCTGCCACCTCATTTTGGGGAGCCGGGGTTTGCTCCGGTGCTGACGAAGAGCGGCCGTTTTGCGGTGCCGGAGAGTATCTCGGACAGTGGAACAGTGCGTTTGAGTGCAGTGGACAAGTATCTGGAGGACCAGAATACGGTTCGCGTCGAGGTTGGAACAACGGTGGATGAGGCGGAGCGTCAGCTGATTCTGAAGACGCTGATGTCGACCCACAACAACAAGACCAAGGCGGCAGAGATACTTGGAATCAGTTCGAAGACACTGCAGAACAAGCTGAAGGAATACTCGAATAATTCTGCTCTGGTGGAATAG
- a CDS encoding sensor histidine kinase — protein sequence MRLKTKLVVSATGLTFAIVVVLSTLFVGELLRQRIEQTAAANDVLAHEVVLMTRQAVETGLRANPPSNQTEEALNNAVKDALLNHLPLSDVMNAIIRYSPTVQDVSVVDAHGTILVSTDPDTVNQPIGSRSSLEKLQTGSIAYQIRQVFGKPHVLDTVQTLDRNQQPFLVVHVGVRSTFLKNAYEPWLRAAALFALLAALAAMMFAALLANLALQPIEQISKQLEKLAPTDSESTAQPSPKSGDSDAMLRVSQTIDRLGEQMRTKEAGYTALQANLNQMLDTLRDGVLMFTSDHRAVMVSDAVAYFLNRSEGELVGKQLEEIFEPDTALGAAVLNAFASGHQVSAETVTLEDDRQVQISLDRIDDGLGGGNMGTLLTLRDIESMMQLGQELEIARRLAAIGRLTAGVGHEVKNPINAMVVHLELLRSKLAAAGPEVSGAQRHVDILANEMQRLDRVVQTLADFSRPMELTLREQDLRKVISGVVELAAAEMQENGVRVAVDTPREPLMVRIDAELVRQALLNLLLNAMQAMPDGGTVRITIHRDHQFAVVEIADEGVGIAADVLPRIFELYFTTKAKGSGIGLALTYRILQIHGGALDVRSNPDPAAPDRGTTFTLRLPMAAGTSAETRKAATGTSRRAVGEHV from the coding sequence ATGCGCCTGAAGACGAAGCTGGTGGTATCGGCTACCGGGCTTACGTTTGCGATCGTAGTGGTGCTGTCGACTCTGTTTGTAGGTGAACTGCTGAGGCAGAGGATCGAACAGACGGCGGCCGCTAACGATGTGCTGGCGCATGAGGTTGTGCTGATGACGCGGCAGGCCGTAGAGACGGGCCTGCGCGCGAATCCGCCATCGAACCAAACCGAAGAGGCGCTGAACAATGCAGTCAAGGATGCGCTGCTGAACCATCTGCCGTTGAGCGACGTGATGAATGCGATTATTCGCTACTCGCCAACAGTGCAGGATGTGAGCGTCGTGGATGCGCATGGCACGATCCTCGTCAGCACGGACCCGGATACAGTGAATCAGCCAATAGGTTCGAGGAGCAGCCTGGAGAAGCTGCAGACCGGGAGCATCGCTTATCAGATACGACAGGTCTTCGGAAAGCCGCATGTCCTGGATACGGTGCAGACGCTGGACAGAAATCAGCAGCCGTTTCTGGTGGTTCATGTCGGCGTGCGTTCGACGTTTTTGAAGAATGCGTATGAGCCCTGGCTGCGTGCGGCGGCGTTGTTCGCATTGCTGGCGGCACTGGCGGCGATGATGTTTGCCGCCCTGCTGGCGAATCTGGCCCTACAACCGATTGAGCAGATTTCTAAGCAGCTGGAGAAGCTGGCTCCTACCGATAGCGAAAGTACGGCGCAGCCGTCTCCAAAGAGCGGAGACAGCGATGCGATGCTGCGTGTCTCGCAGACGATTGATCGTCTGGGCGAACAGATGCGTACGAAAGAGGCTGGCTACACGGCGCTGCAGGCCAACCTGAATCAGATGCTCGATACACTGCGCGACGGCGTGCTGATGTTTACGTCAGACCATCGCGCCGTGATGGTGTCGGATGCGGTCGCATATTTCCTGAATCGGTCAGAGGGCGAGCTCGTCGGCAAGCAGCTGGAGGAGATCTTCGAGCCAGATACTGCTCTGGGTGCAGCGGTGTTGAATGCTTTTGCCAGCGGCCATCAGGTGAGTGCAGAGACGGTGACGCTGGAAGACGATCGCCAGGTCCAGATTTCGCTGGACAGGATCGATGATGGTCTGGGCGGCGGCAATATGGGAACGCTGCTGACGCTGCGTGATATCGAGTCGATGATGCAGCTGGGACAGGAGCTGGAGATTGCCCGTCGTCTTGCTGCGATCGGAAGACTGACGGCCGGCGTGGGCCACGAGGTAAAGAACCCGATCAATGCGATGGTGGTGCATCTGGAGCTGCTGCGCAGCAAGCTGGCAGCTGCGGGGCCGGAGGTTTCTGGCGCACAGCGGCACGTGGATATTCTTGCCAACGAGATGCAGCGGTTGGATCGCGTGGTGCAGACGCTCGCAGATTTTTCGCGGCCGATGGAATTGACGCTGCGTGAGCAGGATCTGCGCAAAGTAATCAGCGGGGTTGTGGAGCTTGCTGCAGCCGAGATGCAGGAGAACGGGGTTCGTGTGGCCGTCGATACGCCACGCGAGCCATTGATGGTGCGCATCGATGCGGAGCTGGTGCGGCAGGCATTGTTGAATCTTCTGTTGAATGCGATGCAGGCGATGCCGGATGGCGGCACGGTACGCATTACAATCCATCGTGACCATCAATTTGCTGTCGTGGAGATAGCAGACGAAGGCGTCGGTATCGCGGCGGATGTTCTGCCGCGCATCTTTGAACTTTATTTCACAACCAAAGCGAAGGGCAGCGGCATCGGTCTGGCGCTGACTTACCGTATCCTTCAAATACACGGTGGCGCGTTGGATGTACGGTCCAATCCCGACCCTGCTGCACCGGATCGGGGAACGACGTTTACGCTGCGACTGCCGATGGCGGCAGGAACGTCAGCAGAGACACGGAAGGCCGCGACTGGAACCAGCCGCAGAGCCGTAGGAGAGCACGTTTAA